A single uncultured Methanolobus sp. DNA region contains:
- a CDS encoding acetyl-CoA carboxylase biotin carboxylase subunit, whose amino-acid sequence MFKKVLIANRGEIAIRAMRACRELGVQTVAVHSEADKNALFAKYADEAYHIGPAPSSQSYLNGDRIIEVALECGAEGIHPGYGFLSENAKFARKCEEAGITFIGPSSRAIEQMGSKIAARNTMIAAGVPVVPGTNEAISDPEEAADIADGIGYPVIIKASAGGGGIGMKIVHSRKDFNNALHSIQSVAESAFGDSTVFIEKYVEEPRHIEFQILADKYGDAVYVMERECSIQRRHQKLIEEAPSPVMTPELREQMGETAVKAAKAIGYENAGTVEFLYSKGDFYFLEVNTRLQVEHTISEMITGIDLAKQQLHIACGEPLPFKQEDITIRGWAIECRINAEDPLNDFAPSPGKIRRYRSAGGPGIRVDSGVHMGYTISPYYDSMISKLCAWGSDRNEAIDRMQRALYEYVVVGVTTNIPFHKAVLRHPAFREGKLTTHFIDDYHIIDDVRKVVEEDSAKGATLASALSNQDQKVAAVTAAVSSYVNAAKKQTK is encoded by the coding sequence ATGTTCAAGAAAGTACTTATCGCTAACAGGGGTGAGATAGCAATTCGTGCAATGCGTGCATGCCGTGAGCTCGGTGTGCAGACCGTTGCAGTTCACTCCGAAGCTGACAAGAATGCTCTCTTTGCAAAATATGCAGATGAAGCATACCATATTGGCCCTGCACCTTCAAGCCAGAGCTATCTGAATGGTGACAGGATAATTGAAGTTGCACTTGAATGCGGAGCAGAAGGAATACACCCGGGATATGGTTTCCTTTCAGAAAATGCTAAATTCGCACGCAAGTGTGAGGAAGCAGGTATTACATTCATCGGTCCTTCCAGCAGGGCTATCGAGCAGATGGGAAGCAAGATAGCTGCCAGAAACACTATGATAGCAGCTGGAGTTCCTGTGGTTCCAGGAACCAACGAAGCAATCTCAGACCCGGAAGAAGCCGCAGATATCGCAGATGGCATTGGTTATCCTGTAATTATCAAGGCATCTGCAGGCGGCGGTGGAATCGGAATGAAGATAGTTCATTCCAGGAAAGATTTCAACAATGCTCTTCATTCTATTCAGTCAGTTGCAGAATCTGCATTTGGTGATTCGACCGTATTTATAGAGAAATATGTTGAGGAGCCAAGACACATTGAGTTCCAGATACTTGCTGACAAGTATGGTGATGCTGTCTATGTCATGGAAAGGGAATGCTCTATCCAGCGCAGACACCAGAAACTCATTGAAGAGGCACCATCCCCGGTAATGACACCGGAACTGCGCGAGCAGATGGGAGAAACTGCTGTAAAGGCTGCAAAGGCTATCGGTTATGAGAATGCAGGTACAGTTGAGTTCCTTTATTCCAAGGGTGATTTCTATTTCCTTGAGGTTAACACAAGGCTTCAGGTAGAACATACTATCAGTGAGATGATCACAGGTATCGATCTTGCAAAACAGCAGCTCCATATCGCATGTGGCGAACCATTGCCATTCAAACAGGAAGATATCACTATCCGTGGATGGGCCATTGAGTGTCGTATCAATGCAGAGGATCCACTAAATGATTTTGCTCCTTCACCTGGTAAAATAAGGAGATACCGCTCCGCAGGTGGGCCGGGTATCAGGGTAGACAGTGGTGTCCACATGGGTTACACCATCTCTCCATATTACGATTCAATGATCTCCAAGCTCTGTGCATGGGGAAGTGACAGGAACGAAGCCATTGACAGGATGCAGCGTGCACTCTATGAGTACGTTGTTGTTGGAGTAACTACTAACATACCATTCCACAAGGCAGTTCTCAGGCATCCTGCATTCAGGGAAGGAAAACTCACCACCCATTTCATAGATGACTATCATATCATCGATGATGTCAGAAAGGTTGTTGAGGAAGATTCTGCCAAGGGAGCAACTCTTGCGTCAGCACTTTCCAACCAGGATCAGAAAGTTGCTGCTGTAACTGCTGCCGTAAGTTCATATGTGAATGCTGCCAAAAAACAGACAAAGTAA
- a CDS encoding PAS domain S-box protein produces the protein MELYKEETAQIKSLLKENPRGMSVTDISKNVGVNRNTVAKYLELLRISGHIEMENVGTAKVYFLSQRIPVSTLLDFSSDHIVVIDDNNKIVQANDRFIGLTKFSKSEIQGKKLCDIFPPMISNTTLLESIKDARKGNEQVETLDLFVDNELCFFKAKIIPSTFDDGGIGVTLLLENITEEINSRNLLRRQQEKLETLISQRTSELEEANMMLKKEIDERKKIEENLRESESKYRLLAENTMDCIWTIDTDMVFTYVNPAVYDITGYTQEEWIGTKLSDHFPESEMQKFNDIIRYFQINGTDHSRTRIESAIYNKDRVLVPIDIYGKMLLDKSGTYLGFQGTTRKIETQ, from the coding sequence ATGGAGTTATACAAAGAGGAAACTGCCCAGATAAAATCTCTTCTAAAAGAAAATCCTCGTGGGATGAGTGTTACGGATATTTCTAAAAATGTAGGTGTTAATCGCAATACGGTTGCAAAATATCTGGAGCTCCTGAGGATCAGCGGTCACATTGAAATGGAAAATGTAGGGACTGCAAAGGTTTATTTTCTGTCGCAGAGAATTCCGGTTTCCACGTTGCTTGACTTTTCATCCGATCATATTGTAGTTATTGATGATAACAACAAGATAGTTCAGGCCAATGACCGTTTTATAGGACTGACGAAGTTTTCCAAAAGTGAGATACAGGGCAAAAAATTATGCGATATCTTCCCACCAATGATCTCCAATACAACCCTCCTGGAAAGTATAAAAGATGCAAGAAAGGGAAATGAGCAGGTTGAGACTTTAGACCTGTTCGTTGACAATGAGTTATGTTTCTTTAAGGCCAAGATAATTCCTTCCACATTCGATGATGGAGGAATTGGTGTCACTCTGCTATTGGAAAATATTACAGAGGAGATCAACTCCAGAAATCTTCTCAGAAGGCAGCAGGAAAAACTTGAAACACTGATCTCACAGAGGACATCTGAGCTTGAAGAAGCGAATATGATGCTGAAAAAAGAGATCGATGAGAGGAAGAAGATAGAAGAGAACTTAAGGGAAAGTGAAAGCAAATATCGTCTTCTTGCTGAGAATACTATGGACTGCATCTGGACAATAGATACTGATATGGTATTTACTTATGTGAATCCTGCAGTCTATGATATAACGGGTTATACTCAGGAGGAGTGGATAGGTACTAAATTAAGTGACCATTTTCCGGAAAGTGAGATGCAAAAGTTCAACGATATTATTAGATACTTTCAGATAAACGGAACTGATCATTCCCGGACTCGTATTGAATCAGCAATCTATAATAAGGACAGAGTTCTGGTGCCTATAGATATCTATGGAAAAATGCTTCTTGATAAGTCCGGAACTTACCTGGGTTTTCAGGGAACTACCAGAAAAATTGAAACTCAGTAG
- a CDS encoding S-layer protein domain-containing protein, whose product MSVNAEPLHINAALGMDQDTDALLINGTGIFLTTGDSWDFYQGYSLNVKSVNQDRKQVWVKLLHDGELLQDDILSEGETFVYSKDTEILNLTVDTIYISPGGELITFKPVYQYLDEDYPEPEIEESMDDPAQEDDFNSTDVPSSVQTDGFTIFQSLACISAVILCRFVINK is encoded by the coding sequence ATGTCGGTAAATGCCGAACCTTTGCATATAAATGCAGCTCTGGGGATGGATCAGGATACAGATGCCCTACTTATCAATGGTACGGGTATTTTTCTGACAACAGGTGATTCCTGGGATTTCTATCAGGGATATTCATTAAATGTAAAAAGTGTGAATCAGGACCGAAAACAGGTATGGGTGAAGCTTTTGCATGATGGTGAACTGTTACAGGATGATATATTGTCCGAGGGTGAGACATTTGTGTACTCCAAGGATACTGAGATACTAAATCTTACTGTGGATACTATCTACATAAGTCCTGGAGGAGAGCTGATCACTTTCAAACCTGTGTACCAGTATCTGGATGAGGATTATCCAGAACCTGAGATAGAAGAATCAATGGATGACCCGGCTCAGGAAGATGATTTCAATTCAACAGATGTTCCCTCATCTGTGCAGACTGATGGATTTACTATATTTCAGTCACTTGCATGCATATCTGCAGTAATATTATGCAGGTTTGTAATTAACAAGTGA
- the oadA gene encoding sodium-extruding oxaloacetate decarboxylase subunit alpha codes for MKVKITETILRDAHQSLIATRMRTRNMLPIVDKLDQVGYYSLEMWGGATFDSSIRYLNEDPWERLRELKKHMQETPAQMLLRGQNLVGYRHYSDDVVEKFVKKAYENGIDIFRVFDAVNDIRNMEKAITVAKKEGAHVQGTIAYTISPVHTIDKYVELATGLAELECDSICIKDMAGLISPQQAYDLVKALKAEVNIPIDLHAHCTSGMAPMSYMSACRAGVDILDTALSPFAWGTSQPPTESIVAALAETKRATGLDLGLISEISQYFKDLKEEYRCILDPISEQVDTNVLLYQIPGGMLSNLVSQLKEQDALDKFDDVLKEMPLVRAELGYPPLVTPTSQIVGTQAVLNVLMGERYKVIPKEVKDYVRGLYGRPPQKISDEIVAKIIGDEEPITCRPADLIAPEYEKAKKEAEEMGIVKKEEDILTYVLYPAIAPAFLKGELEEEKLTPIMEKKHPCAVSDMAGIPTEYKVEIDGEVFNVKVNPVGGAVQAVEAADKPTADSVPGAVTSHMQGMVLSVKVAVGDCITEGDTVCVIEAMKMENAIHAPHGGTVKAILISEGDAVKSGDVLLSIE; via the coding sequence ATGAAAGTAAAAATAACTGAAACTATTCTTCGAGATGCGCATCAATCCCTCATTGCCACAAGAATGCGCACCCGTAACATGCTTCCTATTGTGGATAAACTTGACCAGGTCGGATATTATTCACTTGAAATGTGGGGCGGTGCAACATTTGACAGTTCTATAAGGTATCTGAACGAAGATCCATGGGAGAGACTAAGAGAACTTAAAAAACACATGCAAGAGACTCCTGCACAGATGCTTCTCAGGGGACAGAACCTTGTTGGTTACAGGCACTACTCTGATGATGTTGTTGAGAAGTTCGTAAAGAAAGCTTATGAGAATGGTATCGATATTTTCAGAGTGTTCGATGCTGTCAATGACATACGCAACATGGAAAAAGCAATTACAGTGGCTAAAAAAGAAGGGGCACACGTACAGGGTACGATTGCTTATACCATCAGCCCTGTTCACACAATAGATAAATATGTGGAGCTTGCAACCGGTCTTGCAGAGCTTGAATGTGATTCTATTTGTATCAAAGACATGGCAGGCCTTATTTCACCACAGCAGGCATACGATCTTGTAAAGGCACTTAAGGCAGAGGTAAATATCCCTATTGACCTGCATGCTCATTGTACATCAGGTATGGCTCCTATGAGCTATATGTCCGCATGCAGAGCAGGTGTTGATATTCTTGACACTGCACTTTCTCCATTTGCATGGGGAACATCTCAGCCACCTACAGAATCCATCGTAGCAGCGCTTGCTGAGACAAAACGTGCAACAGGACTTGATCTTGGACTGATATCTGAAATCTCACAATACTTCAAGGATCTCAAGGAAGAATATCGCTGTATCCTTGACCCGATCTCAGAGCAGGTTGATACCAATGTCCTGCTTTACCAGATCCCTGGTGGAATGCTTTCAAACCTTGTTTCACAGCTTAAAGAGCAGGATGCACTTGACAAGTTTGACGATGTTCTCAAAGAAATGCCACTTGTCCGTGCAGAACTTGGTTATCCGCCACTTGTTACACCTACAAGCCAGATCGTAGGTACCCAGGCAGTTCTTAATGTGCTCATGGGTGAAAGATACAAGGTCATTCCAAAAGAGGTTAAGGATTATGTCCGCGGTCTTTATGGAAGGCCACCACAGAAGATCAGTGACGAGATAGTTGCAAAGATAATAGGTGACGAAGAGCCTATCACATGCAGGCCTGCTGACCTTATCGCTCCTGAGTATGAGAAGGCGAAAAAGGAAGCTGAGGAAATGGGCATTGTCAAAAAGGAAGAAGATATCCTTACATACGTGCTCTATCCTGCAATCGCTCCTGCATTCCTTAAAGGTGAACTTGAGGAAGAAAAACTTACACCTATCATGGAGAAAAAGCATCCATGTGCTGTATCTGATATGGCTGGCATACCAACTGAGTATAAAGTTGAGATCGATGGTGAGGTCTTCAATGTAAAGGTCAATCCTGTTGGCGGTGCTGTGCAGGCTGTTGAAGCAGCAGATAAACCAACAGCTGATTCTGTACCAGGAGCTGTTACAAGTCACATGCAGGGAATGGTACTTTCAGTAAAAGTTGCTGTCGGGGACTGCATCACTGAAGGTGACACAGTTTGTGTTATTGAAGCCATGAAGATGGAGAACGCAATTCATGCACCACATGGCGGAACCGTTAAGGCTATACTGATCTCAGAGGGCGATGCCGTGAAATCAGGTGATGTACTTTTGAGTATTGAGTAG
- a CDS encoding biotin--[acetyl-CoA-carboxylase] ligase, with protein MNDNKKEIIKILRKSEGNPVSGQEIGEKLGITRAMVWKYIKALRKEGYDVRSSPKTGYILDSCPDKIDPEMLQNIIKTSLIGNDVRYYLELESTNNTAREIALGVPEGTVILAETQINGRGRMGSEWQSIPGGLWLSLILKPSIPLENLSRITLVAGIAVTNALRNMGVDARIKWPNDVLVKGKKICGILTEVSAEIEKVDYVVLGIGINANVKLSDLKEDVRRNSTSIANEMGKPIDRTSFLASLLYELEQQYIRFKTRQFAEIVDEWINLSDTIGRNVRVKTPNILIEGKAIGITEKGALVVLDKNDKKHEIIAGNCRYSD; from the coding sequence TTGAATGATAATAAAAAAGAGATTATCAAAATATTAAGAAAATCAGAAGGAAATCCGGTATCTGGGCAGGAGATAGGGGAAAAATTAGGCATTACCAGGGCTATGGTGTGGAAGTACATAAAAGCCCTCAGGAAAGAAGGATATGATGTCCGTTCTTCACCAAAGACAGGATATATATTAGATTCCTGTCCAGACAAGATCGACCCTGAAATGCTGCAAAATATTATAAAGACCAGTCTCATTGGTAATGATGTACGCTACTATCTAGAGCTGGAATCTACAAATAATACTGCCCGCGAGATCGCGCTGGGAGTTCCTGAAGGTACGGTCATACTGGCAGAGACCCAGATAAACGGAAGAGGGCGCATGGGTTCGGAATGGCAGTCTATTCCCGGAGGACTGTGGCTTTCCCTCATACTTAAACCTTCGATCCCTCTTGAGAATCTTTCAAGGATAACGCTTGTTGCAGGTATTGCTGTGACGAATGCCCTTAGGAACATGGGTGTGGATGCACGTATCAAATGGCCTAACGATGTACTTGTTAAAGGTAAAAAGATATGTGGAATTCTTACTGAGGTCAGCGCCGAGATCGAAAAAGTAGATTATGTTGTTCTTGGTATTGGTATCAATGCAAACGTCAAGCTTTCTGATCTGAAGGAAGATGTTAGAAGAAATTCCACCAGCATTGCAAATGAGATGGGAAAACCCATTGACAGGACATCTTTCCTTGCTTCTCTTCTTTATGAACTTGAACAGCAATACATAAGGTTCAAGACAAGGCAGTTTGCTGAGATCGTAGATGAGTGGATAAATCTTTCAGATACTATTGGAAGAAATGTTAGAGTAAAAACTCCCAACATCCTCATTGAGGGAAAAGCAATTGGAATTACTGAAAAAGGTGCACTTGTAGTTCTTGACAAAAATGATAAAAAACACGAGATAATTGCGGGTAATTGCCGTTACAGTGATTAG
- a CDS encoding methyl-accepting chemotaxis protein, producing MMFGINDKLKTELTNVLEAVNSGDSEARISPKNSAMDEKLAQSFNSLLDDYFSLKNEVLKKRSIIELKEAEDLHTEMLANQLVELINSVVEGKLDARGNSSELFGNCKDVMDGINRLLDAVMGPLNVSAEYIDRISKGDIPEKITDEYKGDFNEIKNNLNMCIDSINALVEDSIMLAQAGVEGQLDMRADASRHNGDFRKVVEGVNGCLDAFIGPLNVAAEYIDRISKGDIPQKITDSYSGDFNEVKNNLNLCIDSINSLLEEAEFLTDAAIEGKLATRADPAKFNGEYARLVEGMNHVVETLVGHIDSIPVPFMIIDRDYNINYVNTKAAETVNLSTGFMVGTKCYEHYNTNVCKTDSCVCTRSMISNSVEQGEAVANLGKDVHITCSGVPLKNREGKVIGSLEIFMDQTEIKNALEESGSKVELLNRIPAPVMAVDKQFNVTFMNPAGANAVGKTAAECKGMKCYELFNTPHCQTENCRVGRAMKDGSISSADTVADLPAGELPIRYTATPLKNSEGEIIGGLEYVMDMTSEINVTKEVLKLADAAVNGRLDARANIDLFEGNPRDIVNAVNETLDSFIGPLNVAAEYVDRISKGDIPEKITDEYRGDFNEIKNNLNMCIDGLGALTECNKVLHNSAVNDLTVKVENKYQGIFGELAEGTNEALDHIIRILDTTKEIAVGDLQMLEVYRGIGKRSENDEFLPAYIHMMENIQGLVDQFVALGAAVEEGKLDFRADPSGFEGVYKEAIQDVNDAFDAVVSPLNVAAEYIDRISKGDIPQRITDTYYGDFNEIKNNINICIDAINLLVKDSQLLAQAGVEGQLYVRADDSHHGGDFARIVAGFNNTLDAIVSPLKISCEVLNSYAKGDLGARVTTKMNGDFDELANTLNSFGDNLQELIDDTSEVLAEMSKDNLTRGVAVESVGDFRKLTDGIESARMSLNDVVSHVMDVAEMVVNTAESMSAATTQLNSSATEVAGTVEEISRGSHDQSVKTEEVSRTMQHMTQSIQDVASNSQNVASHARESNQKMTELGRTSNELLRMMDGIKDAVSGSASVINDLEEKSKRIDEIVNLITSIADQTNMLALNAAIEAARAGEHGRGFAVVADEVRKLAEDSGNAAKQIADLIHEIQEGTSEAVSSMEMGTTEVTKGAESLGEGVREIEQVIIAVDDITRMVVDIAAAAEEQSAAIEQVASSIEEVASISEETAAGTEQTAAAVQEQTSSMHELANSADELSEIAKDMKKVVARFRIVCTESRTNMDDHAGSDKTKTRGSSTKNTALA from the coding sequence ATGATGTTCGGAATTAATGATAAATTAAAAACAGAACTTACGAATGTACTTGAGGCAGTGAACTCTGGGGATTCAGAAGCCAGAATCTCCCCTAAAAATTCAGCCATGGATGAAAAACTGGCACAATCCTTTAACTCACTTCTGGATGACTACTTTTCTCTTAAAAATGAAGTGCTGAAAAAAAGAAGCATAATTGAACTAAAAGAAGCAGAAGATTTGCATACTGAGATGCTTGCAAACCAGCTTGTAGAGCTCATAAATTCTGTAGTTGAAGGCAAGCTTGATGCCCGTGGGAACAGCTCCGAACTATTTGGAAACTGTAAAGATGTCATGGACGGAATTAACAGGCTTCTTGACGCTGTAATGGGACCACTTAACGTTTCTGCAGAATACATAGACCGCATTTCAAAAGGCGATATTCCTGAAAAGATAACTGACGAATACAAAGGCGACTTCAACGAGATAAAGAATAATCTCAACATGTGCATAGACTCCATCAATGCCCTGGTGGAAGATTCAATCATGCTGGCGCAGGCAGGAGTTGAAGGACAGCTTGACATGCGTGCTGATGCCAGCAGGCATAACGGAGATTTCCGCAAGGTCGTGGAAGGCGTGAACGGCTGTCTTGACGCATTCATCGGTCCTCTTAATGTCGCAGCGGAATACATAGACCGTATTTCAAAAGGAGATATTCCGCAGAAGATCACAGATTCTTATAGCGGTGACTTTAACGAGGTAAAGAATAATCTCAACCTTTGTATCGATTCCATCAACTCATTACTTGAAGAAGCTGAATTCCTTACTGATGCAGCAATTGAAGGAAAACTGGCAACTCGTGCAGATCCTGCAAAATTCAACGGCGAATATGCAAGACTTGTGGAAGGTATGAACCATGTTGTAGAGACGCTTGTAGGTCATATTGACAGCATCCCTGTCCCATTCATGATAATTGACCGTGACTACAACATCAATTATGTTAATACGAAAGCAGCAGAAACAGTGAACCTGTCAACTGGCTTTATGGTTGGCACAAAATGCTACGAACACTACAATACTAATGTGTGTAAGACCGACAGTTGTGTATGCACACGTTCCATGATCTCAAATTCAGTCGAACAGGGTGAAGCTGTTGCAAACCTTGGAAAAGACGTACATATTACATGTAGTGGCGTTCCACTGAAGAACAGGGAAGGAAAAGTGATTGGCTCCCTTGAAATATTCATGGACCAGACAGAGATCAAGAATGCTCTTGAAGAGTCCGGTTCTAAAGTAGAACTCCTAAATAGGATTCCAGCTCCAGTAATGGCAGTTGACAAGCAATTCAATGTCACATTCATGAATCCTGCCGGAGCAAACGCAGTAGGAAAAACTGCTGCAGAATGCAAGGGCATGAAATGTTATGAGCTATTCAATACTCCACATTGTCAAACGGAAAATTGCCGTGTTGGCAGAGCTATGAAAGATGGTTCGATATCTTCAGCTGACACCGTTGCAGATCTTCCAGCCGGAGAATTACCAATTCGTTATACTGCAACTCCTTTAAAGAACAGTGAAGGCGAGATAATCGGTGGTCTTGAATATGTAATGGACATGACATCTGAGATAAACGTCACAAAGGAAGTGCTCAAACTTGCTGATGCAGCAGTCAACGGAAGACTTGATGCACGTGCCAACATAGATCTGTTTGAAGGAAATCCAAGAGACATTGTCAATGCCGTGAACGAAACCCTTGACTCTTTTATTGGTCCGTTGAACGTGGCTGCGGAATATGTAGACCGTATCTCAAAAGGTGACATACCGGAAAAGATCACAGATGAATACAGAGGAGACTTCAATGAGATCAAAAACAACCTCAATATGTGCATTGACGGACTCGGAGCTCTTACTGAATGTAATAAAGTTCTTCACAACTCAGCAGTCAATGATCTTACCGTAAAAGTAGAAAACAAGTACCAGGGAATATTCGGGGAACTTGCAGAAGGAACAAATGAGGCTTTAGACCATATTATTCGTATTCTGGATACTACCAAAGAGATCGCTGTAGGTGATCTTCAGATGCTTGAAGTTTACAGAGGCATCGGCAAGAGATCGGAAAACGATGAGTTTCTGCCTGCGTACATCCACATGATGGAAAACATACAGGGCCTTGTTGACCAGTTCGTTGCCCTTGGTGCTGCTGTGGAGGAAGGTAAGCTGGACTTCAGAGCTGATCCTTCTGGTTTTGAGGGAGTATACAAAGAAGCCATACAGGACGTCAATGATGCTTTTGATGCAGTGGTATCACCATTGAACGTGGCTGCCGAATACATTGACAGAATTTCAAAAGGTGACATTCCACAAAGGATCACAGATACTTATTATGGCGACTTCAACGAAATAAAGAACAATATCAACATCTGTATCGATGCCATTAACCTCCTTGTAAAGGACTCTCAATTACTGGCACAGGCAGGCGTAGAAGGACAGCTCTACGTTCGTGCTGATGATTCCCATCATGGAGGAGACTTTGCCAGGATCGTTGCAGGTTTTAACAACACCCTTGATGCCATAGTCAGCCCATTGAAGATAAGTTGTGAAGTGCTCAACTCATATGCAAAAGGCGATCTCGGTGCCAGAGTCACAACGAAAATGAATGGTGACTTTGACGAACTGGCAAATACACTGAACTCTTTTGGCGATAACCTTCAGGAACTGATAGATGATACCAGCGAGGTTTTGGCAGAGATGTCAAAAGACAACCTTACAAGAGGAGTTGCTGTAGAATCTGTTGGTGATTTCAGAAAGCTTACTGATGGAATTGAAAGTGCACGTATGTCACTCAACGATGTTGTATCACATGTAATGGATGTTGCTGAGATGGTGGTCAATACTGCAGAAAGTATGTCAGCAGCAACCACACAACTGAACTCTTCCGCAACCGAGGTTGCAGGAACTGTTGAAGAGATATCACGCGGGTCTCACGACCAGTCTGTCAAAACTGAAGAAGTATCACGTACAATGCAGCACATGACACAGAGTATCCAGGATGTTGCATCCAATTCACAGAATGTTGCAAGCCATGCACGTGAATCAAACCAGAAAATGACCGAGCTTGGAAGGACAAGCAATGAACTTCTCAGAATGATGGACGGCATCAAAGATGCAGTGTCCGGTTCAGCTTCAGTTATTAACGACCTTGAAGAAAAATCAAAGCGCATTGATGAGATAGTTAACCTTATCACAAGCATTGCTGACCAGACAAACATGCTTGCCCTTAATGCTGCAATAGAAGCAGCGCGTGCAGGAGAACATGGTCGTGGATTTGCAGTGGTTGCAGATGAGGTCAGAAAGCTTGCAGAAGATTCCGGAAACGCTGCAAAGCAGATAGCAGACCTTATCCATGAGATTCAGGAAGGTACTTCTGAAGCAGTTAGCTCCATGGAGATGGGTACCACTGAAGTTACAAAGGGTGCCGAATCTTTAGGAGAAGGTGTCAGGGAGATCGAACAGGTAATTATCGCTGTTGACGACATCACAAGGATGGTCGTAGATATTGCTGCTGCTGCTGAAGAACAATCTGCTGCCATTGAACAGGTAGCATCGTCAATAGAGGAAGTAGCATCAATTTCAGAAGAAACAGCAGCAGGAACTGAACAAACTGCAGCAGCTGTTCAGGAACAGACATCTTCAATGCATGAACTGGCAAACTCTGCTGATGAGTTATCAGAGATCGCAAAAGACATGAAGAAAGTGGTTGCAAGGTTCAGAATTGTTTGCACTGAGTCCAGAACGAATATGGACGATCATGCCGGCTCTGACAAGACTAAAACCAGGGGATCTTCTACTAAGAATACTGCACTTGCCTGA
- a CDS encoding DUF424 family protein, translated as MYLKIHKSGDSTIVALCDRELIGKTLKEGNIKVTITEEFYKGELITRDEAVGILSKAGNVNLFGEKAVSCAIECGVVDKDNVKVINEVAHAQIFRI; from the coding sequence ATGTATCTGAAAATCCATAAATCAGGCGACAGTACGATCGTTGCTCTATGTGACAGAGAACTGATTGGAAAGACTCTTAAAGAAGGTAACATAAAGGTTACTATAACTGAAGAATTCTACAAAGGAGAACTCATAACCAGAGATGAGGCAGTCGGAATACTTTCAAAAGCCGGCAATGTTAATCTCTTTGGAGAAAAAGCAGTTTCCTGTGCCATTGAATGTGGGGTTGTAGATAAAGATAATGTAAAGGTCATTAATGAAGTAGCACATGCCCAGATATTCCGGATATAA
- a CDS encoding phosphoserine phosphatase yields MSDIDVSSMNEKDLKNKVNDLRTQIGHHERELKGIYRELKLHRTNTDDLKKERDKLNAQVRDLVGKARDAKSKRDDINAKISSLKASRNVVNEKSRMFSDNISEFKTKRDELNKVSKGSVETLSKAYAADLELFLNADIPLKHEIDLFGRLLDLKERLGAAFDANAMHEKLMETYAESKEVFESREDFGDEIGKLAEESQKHHLEMIELYNKADELRKAADTAHTQISEKYAVTAPIREKIDPLKNKIAVLREELDVYLSKLNDIQVEKDDKKQEEHLVVAKEKLEKSGRLSLEDLKVLMEKGDLKF; encoded by the coding sequence ATGAGCGATATAGACGTTTCATCAATGAATGAAAAAGACCTCAAAAATAAAGTGAATGACCTGCGTACCCAGATAGGTCATCATGAACGTGAGCTTAAAGGCATTTACCGCGAACTTAAACTTCACCGTACAAATACCGATGACCTGAAGAAGGAAAGAGACAAGCTGAATGCCCAGGTAAGAGACCTGGTAGGAAAAGCACGTGACGCAAAGTCTAAAAGAGATGATATCAATGCAAAGATCTCTTCACTGAAAGCATCACGCAATGTGGTAAATGAAAAGAGCCGCATGTTCTCTGATAATATCAGCGAGTTCAAGACAAAAAGAGACGAACTCAACAAGGTATCCAAGGGAAGCGTTGAAACACTGTCAAAAGCCTATGCTGCTGACCTTGAACTTTTCCTTAACGCTGACATTCCATTAAAGCACGAGATAGACCTTTTCGGAAGGCTCCTTGACCTGAAAGAGCGTCTGGGAGCAGCTTTTGATGCAAATGCAATGCATGAGAAACTCATGGAAACATATGCAGAATCAAAAGAGGTGTTTGAATCCAGAGAAGATTTCGGCGATGAGATAGGCAAGCTTGCTGAAGAGTCACAGAAACATCACCTTGAGATGATAGAACTCTACAACAAAGCAGATGAACTTAGAAAGGCAGCCGATACTGCTCACACACAAATATCCGAGAAATATGCAGTTACTGCACCAATCAGAGAAAAGATCGACCCTCTCAAAAACAAGATAGCAGTTCTTAGAGAGGAACTTGATGTATATCTCAGTAAACTCAATGATATCCAGGTTGAGAAGGATGACAAGAAGCAGGAAGAACATCTTGTTGTTGCAAAAGAGAAACTGGAAAAGAGCGGTCGTCTGAGTCTTGAAGACCTGAAAGTGCTCATGGAAAAGGGAGATCTTAAGTTCTGA